A single window of Verrucomicrobiota bacterium DNA harbors:
- a CDS encoding AraC family transcriptional regulator has translation MEEIRGIDIGLPLIAHIGAIRCHSTRYIPWHSHAGFELLFLLKGATAYEVKEAATCELTGGHFVVVPSRVIHRGVHNVRMPSTICGIECATLANGNPRHTPFEKTTLHQIQTTLSHAALSVRMMSRELKTSIARLLDEMGAYSPASPDPIIRASLRNLACAALIEATRLLSTPTTARPDELVAAAKAYLHRRYQEPVRMNDLVKHIGLSRARMFDLFKTVTGTTPNDYLLRYRVEQARTLLSTTQDSITEIAFAVGFSSSQYFSYVFRRYTGETPLGYRRGNT, from the coding sequence ATGGAAGAAATTAGAGGCATTGACATTGGCCTGCCGCTCATTGCGCATATCGGGGCGATCCGCTGCCACAGCACGCGGTACATCCCCTGGCATTCGCACGCTGGCTTTGAACTGCTGTTCCTGTTGAAAGGCGCCACCGCCTACGAGGTCAAGGAGGCGGCTACTTGCGAACTAACCGGCGGACATTTTGTGGTGGTGCCGTCCCGCGTCATTCATCGCGGGGTCCACAATGTGCGCATGCCCTCCACGATTTGCGGCATTGAATGCGCCACCTTGGCCAACGGCAACCCGCGCCATACGCCATTTGAAAAAACGACGTTGCATCAAATACAAACCACCCTCTCGCATGCCGCGCTGAGCGTGCGTATGATGAGTCGTGAATTGAAAACCAGCATCGCGCGGTTGCTGGATGAAATGGGCGCGTATTCCCCCGCGTCGCCAGACCCCATCATTCGGGCCTCCTTGCGCAACCTGGCGTGTGCCGCCCTCATCGAAGCCACTCGCCTGTTGAGCACGCCCACCACCGCGCGACCAGATGAACTCGTGGCTGCCGCCAAAGCATACCTGCACCGGCGTTACCAGGAACCGGTGCGGATGAACGACCTGGTGAAACATATCGGGCTGAGCAGGGCGCGCATGTTCGACCTATTCAAAACCGTCACGGGTACCACGCCCAATGATTACTTGTTGCGTTATCGCGTGGAACAGGCCCGAACCCTGCTCAGCACCACCCAGGATTCCATTACCGAAATCGCCTTCGCCGTTGGATTCTCCTCCAGCCAGTATTTTAGTTACGTCTTTCGCCGTTACACCGGGGAAACGCCGCTTGGCTACCGGCGTGGCAACACTTGA
- a CDS encoding dihydrodipicolinate synthase family protein: MITSEKLFSQPLRGIVPPMITPLCGRDTLDVAGLERLIEHIFAGGVHGLFILGTSGEAPSLSYRLRRELITRVCAQVKGRVPVLVGITDTSFVESVSLARHSAEAGAQAVVTSAPYYFPAGQPELLEYIEHLVPELPLPLFLYNMPQMTKVMFEPETIRRVMHLERIVGIKDSSGDMEYFKKLMPFTRQRPDWTVLIGPEHLLVQSMRCGGHGGVNGGANIWPQLYVKLFEAASRGDAQTLALLEPKLTKLGEVYCVGRHASAVVKGMKCAASLLGLCDDFMAEPFVRFHEPERAKVRAVLQQLNLKVT; encoded by the coding sequence ATGATTACGAGCGAAAAGCTATTTTCACAACCGTTGCGGGGCATCGTTCCGCCGATGATCACCCCGCTGTGCGGGCGCGATACGCTGGATGTTGCCGGCCTCGAGCGGTTGATTGAACATATTTTTGCCGGTGGAGTGCATGGGCTGTTTATTCTGGGCACCAGCGGGGAAGCACCCAGCCTGAGTTACCGTTTGCGGCGCGAGTTGATTACCCGTGTGTGCGCCCAGGTCAAAGGACGGGTTCCGGTCCTGGTGGGCATCACGGATACTTCATTTGTCGAATCAGTGAGCCTGGCACGGCACTCCGCCGAGGCGGGCGCGCAGGCAGTGGTGACTTCCGCGCCGTATTACTTTCCGGCTGGCCAGCCTGAGCTGTTGGAATATATCGAACACCTGGTGCCGGAACTGCCATTACCGCTGTTCCTTTATAATATGCCGCAGATGACGAAGGTGATGTTCGAGCCGGAAACCATTCGCCGGGTGATGCATCTGGAACGCATTGTGGGTATCAAAGACAGTTCCGGGGATATGGAGTATTTCAAGAAACTGATGCCGTTTACCCGGCAACGGCCGGATTGGACGGTATTGATCGGGCCGGAACACCTACTGGTGCAATCCATGCGCTGTGGGGGGCACGGCGGTGTCAACGGTGGTGCCAATATCTGGCCGCAATTATACGTAAAACTGTTCGAGGCGGCCAGTCGCGGGGATGCGCAAACGCTCGCGTTGCTGGAGCCCAAGCTTACCAAACTTGGTGAAGTTTATTGCGTGGGACGGCATGCTTCCGCCGTCGTCAAGGGCATGAAGTGCGCCGCGTCATTATTAGGGCTTTGCGATGATTTCATGGCGGAGCCGTTCGTTCGTTTCCATGAACCGGAGCGCGCCAAAGTACGCGCGGTGCTCCAACAATTAAACCTCAAAGTCACATGA